One genomic region from Macaca mulatta isolate MMU2019108-1 chromosome 20, T2T-MMU8v2.0, whole genome shotgun sequence encodes:
- the TPPP3 gene encoding tubulin polymerization-promoting protein family member 3 isoform X2, with protein MDRSEHCTQDPPSAWAKHPVASKLPWTLPLGGMAASTDIAGLEESFRKFAIHGDPKASGQEMNGKNWAKLCKDCKVADGKAVTGTDVDIVFSKVKGKSARVINYEEFKKALEELATKRFKGKSKEEAFDAICQLVAGKEPANVGVTKAKTGGAVDRLTDTSRYTGSHKERFDESGKGKGIAGRQDILDDSGYVSAYKNAGTYDTKVKK; from the exons ATGGACAGGAGTGAGCACTGCACGCAGGATCCGCCCAGTGCTTGGGCCAAGCACCCTGTGGCATCCAAGCTCCCCTGGACGTTACCCTTG GGTGGCATGGCAGCAAGCACAGACATCGCTGGACTGGAGGAGAGCTTTCGCAAGTTTGCCATCCATGGTGACCCCAAGGCCAGTGGGCAAGAGATGAATGGCAAGAACTGGGCCAAGTTGTGCAAGGACTGCAAGGTGGCTGACGGAAAGGCCGTGACAGGGACCGATGTGGACATCGTCTTCTCCAAAGTCAA GGGGAAGTCTGCTCGGGTCATCAACTATGAGGAGTTCAAGAAGGCCCTGGAAGAGCTGGCGACCAAGCGATTCAAGGGGAAGAGCAAGGAGGAGGCCTTCGATGCCATCTGCCAgctggtggcaggcaaagagccAGCCAATGTGGGCGTCACC aaagcaaaaacagGGGGTGCTGTAGACCGGCTGACGGACACCAGCAGGTACACGGGCTCCCACAAGGAGCGCTTCGATGAGAGCGGCAAGGGCAAGGGCATTGCGGGACGGCAGGACATCCTGGACGACAGTGGCTACGTGAGCGCCTACAAGAATGCAGGCACTTATGACACCAAGGTGAAGAAGTGA
- the TPPP3 gene encoding tubulin polymerization-promoting protein family member 3, producing the protein MAASTDIAGLEESFRKFAIHGDPKASGQEMNGKNWAKLCKDCKVADGKAVTGTDVDIVFSKVKGKSARVINYEEFKKALEELATKRFKGKSKEEAFDAICQLVAGKEPANVGVTKAKTGGAVDRLTDTSRYTGSHKERFDESGKGKGIAGRQDILDDSGYVSAYKNAGTYDTKVKK; encoded by the exons ATGGCAGCAAGCACAGACATCGCTGGACTGGAGGAGAGCTTTCGCAAGTTTGCCATCCATGGTGACCCCAAGGCCAGTGGGCAAGAGATGAATGGCAAGAACTGGGCCAAGTTGTGCAAGGACTGCAAGGTGGCTGACGGAAAGGCCGTGACAGGGACCGATGTGGACATCGTCTTCTCCAAAGTCAA GGGGAAGTCTGCTCGGGTCATCAACTATGAGGAGTTCAAGAAGGCCCTGGAAGAGCTGGCGACCAAGCGATTCAAGGGGAAGAGCAAGGAGGAGGCCTTCGATGCCATCTGCCAgctggtggcaggcaaagagccAGCCAATGTGGGCGTCACC aaagcaaaaacagGGGGTGCTGTAGACCGGCTGACGGACACCAGCAGGTACACGGGCTCCCACAAGGAGCGCTTCGATGAGAGCGGCAAGGGCAAGGGCATTGCGGGACGGCAGGACATCCTGGACGACAGTGGCTACGTGAGCGCCTACAAGAATGCAGGCACTTATGACACCAAGGTGAAGAAGTGA
- the ZDHHC1 gene encoding palmitoyltransferase ZDHHC1 isoform X5, which yields MPTYETRAMRGPCPSSTEASTHMSLKTCTATCATWMFKNLDGVTENWVPEKVKRRSARSKHCSACNKCVCGFDHHCKWLNNCVGERNYRLFLHSVASALLGVLLLVLVATYVFVEFFVNPMRLRTNRHFEVLKNHTDVWFVFLPAAPVETQAPAILALAALLILLGLLSTALLGHLLCFHIYLMWHKLTTYEYIVQHRPPQEAKGVHRELESCPPKMRPIQEMEFYMRTFSHVRPEPPGQARPAAVNANPSQFLATSGQAEPPPPSSPDTVALPPRIRPQKKRKRRVYKVRTSETSDRASGPRAPGRRSSSSTDSADASPVHAAGPAGAYHSASAESVDEIPVAQTRLGSAALAAPRGQGREPTLALQARAPAVFVSPSSGEPGAPGGPETGLA from the exons ATGCCAACGTACGAGACAAGAGCTATGCGGGGCCCCTGCCCATCTTCAACCGAAGCCAGCACGCACATGTCATTGAAGACCTGCACTGCAACTTGTGCGACgtggatgt TCAAGAACCTTGATGGCGTGACAGAGAATTGGGTTCCTGAGAAGGTGAAGAGAAG GAGCGCTCGCTCCAAGCACTGCAGCGCCTGCAACAAGTGCGTGTGCGGTTTCGACCATCACTGCAAGTGGCTCAACAACTGTGTGGGCGAGCGGAACTACCG GCTCTTTCTACATAGTGTTGCATCCGCTTTACTGGGTGTCCTGCTCCTGGTGCTGGTGGCCACATATGTCTTTGTGGAGTTCTTTGTCAACCCCATGCGGCTGCGCACCAACCGACACTTTGAAG TCCTGAAGAATCACACGGATGTGTGGTTCGTGTTCCTGCCCGCTGCCCCCGTGGAGACCCAGGCCCCTGCCATCCTGGCCCTGGCTGCCCTGCTCATCCTTCTGGGCCTGCTGTCCACAGCCCTCTTGGGGCACCTGCTCTGCTTCCACATTTATCTCA TGTGGCACAAGCTCACCACCTATGAGTACATCGTGCAGCACCGCCCACCACAGGAGGCCAAGGGGGTTCACAGGGAGCTCGAGTCATGTCCTCCCAAGATGCGGCCCATTCAG GAGATGGAGTTCTACATGCGGACCTTCAGCCATGTGCGCCCAGAGCCCcctggccaggccaggccagcagCAGTGAATGCCAA TCCCTCCCAGTTTCTTGCCACCAGTGGCCAAGCGGAACCTCCACCACCCTCTTCCCCAGACACTGTTGCCCTGCCTCCCCGGATCCGACCCCAG aaaaagaggaagaggcgCGTGTATAAAGTGCGGACGTCTGAGACCTCGGATCGGGCGTCGG GGCCCAGGGCCCCCGGCCGCCGCTCCAGCTCGTCGACGGATTCCGCGGACGCCAGCCCTGTGCACGCTGCTGGCCCTGCTGGCGCCTACCACTCGGCGTCAGCAGAGTCCGTGGACGAGATACCAGTGGCGCAGACGCGCCTGGGCAGCGCCGCTCTGGCTGCCCCACGGGGCCAGGGCCGAGAGCCCACGCTGGCGCTGCAGGCGCGTGCCCCCGCCGTTTTCGTGAGTCCGAGTAGCGGCGAGCCCGGGGCGCCGGGCGGCCCGGAGACTGGTCTGGCTTAG
- the ZDHHC1 gene encoding palmitoyltransferase ZDHHC1 isoform X4, with product MGAIFAGHLVVHLTAVSIDPADANVRDKSYAGPLPIFNRSQHAHVIEDLHCNLCDVDVSARSKHCSACNKCVCGFDHHCKWLNNCVGERNYRLFLHSVASALLGVLLLVLVATYVFVEFFVNPMRLRTNRHFEVLKNHTDVWFVFLPAAPVETQAPAILALAALLILLGLLSTALLGHLLCFHIYLMWHKLTTYEYIVQHRPPQEAKGVHRELESCPPKMRPIQEMEFYMRTFSHVRPEPPGQARPAAVNANPSQFLATSGQAEPPPPSSPDTVALPPRIRPQKKRKRRVYKVRTSETSDRASGPRAPGRRSSSSTDSADASPVHAAGPAGAYHSASAESVDEIPVAQTRLGSAALAAPRGQGREPTLALQARAPAVFVSPSSGEPGAPGGPETGLA from the exons ATGGGCGCCATCTTTGCCGGCCACCTTGTGGTGCACCTGACCGCCGTCTCCATCGATCCAGCAGATGCCAACGTACGAGACAAGAGCTATGCGGGGCCCCTGCCCATCTTCAACCGAAGCCAGCACGCACATGTCATTGAAGACCTGCACTGCAACTTGTGCGACgtggatgt GAGCGCTCGCTCCAAGCACTGCAGCGCCTGCAACAAGTGCGTGTGCGGTTTCGACCATCACTGCAAGTGGCTCAACAACTGTGTGGGCGAGCGGAACTACCG GCTCTTTCTACATAGTGTTGCATCCGCTTTACTGGGTGTCCTGCTCCTGGTGCTGGTGGCCACATATGTCTTTGTGGAGTTCTTTGTCAACCCCATGCGGCTGCGCACCAACCGACACTTTGAAG TCCTGAAGAATCACACGGATGTGTGGTTCGTGTTCCTGCCCGCTGCCCCCGTGGAGACCCAGGCCCCTGCCATCCTGGCCCTGGCTGCCCTGCTCATCCTTCTGGGCCTGCTGTCCACAGCCCTCTTGGGGCACCTGCTCTGCTTCCACATTTATCTCA TGTGGCACAAGCTCACCACCTATGAGTACATCGTGCAGCACCGCCCACCACAGGAGGCCAAGGGGGTTCACAGGGAGCTCGAGTCATGTCCTCCCAAGATGCGGCCCATTCAG GAGATGGAGTTCTACATGCGGACCTTCAGCCATGTGCGCCCAGAGCCCcctggccaggccaggccagcagCAGTGAATGCCAA TCCCTCCCAGTTTCTTGCCACCAGTGGCCAAGCGGAACCTCCACCACCCTCTTCCCCAGACACTGTTGCCCTGCCTCCCCGGATCCGACCCCAG aaaaagaggaagaggcgCGTGTATAAAGTGCGGACGTCTGAGACCTCGGATCGGGCGTCGG GGCCCAGGGCCCCCGGCCGCCGCTCCAGCTCGTCGACGGATTCCGCGGACGCCAGCCCTGTGCACGCTGCTGGCCCTGCTGGCGCCTACCACTCGGCGTCAGCAGAGTCCGTGGACGAGATACCAGTGGCGCAGACGCGCCTGGGCAGCGCCGCTCTGGCTGCCCCACGGGGCCAGGGCCGAGAGCCCACGCTGGCGCTGCAGGCGCGTGCCCCCGCCGTTTTCGTGAGTCCGAGTAGCGGCGAGCCCGGGGCGCCGGGCGGCCCGGAGACTGGTCTGGCTTAG
- the ZDHHC1 gene encoding palmitoyltransferase ZDHHC1 isoform X6, with protein sequence MGAIFAGHLVVHLTAVSIDPADANVRDKSYAGPLPIFNRSQHAHVIEDLHCNLCDVDVSARSKHCSACNKCVCGFDHHCKWLNNCVGERNYRLFLHSVASALLGVLLLVLVATYVFVEFFVNPMRLRTNRHFEVLKNHTDVWFVFLPAAPVETQAPAILALAALLILLGLLSTALLGHLLCFHIYLMWHKLTTYEYIVQHRPPQEAKGVHRELESCPPKMRPIQEMEFYMRTFSHVRPEPPGQARPAAVNANPSQFLATSGQAEPPPPSSPDTVALPPRIRPQSPPCLCRKRGRGACIKCGRLRPRIGRRGPGPPAAAPARRRIPRTPALCTLLALLAPTTRRQQSPWTRYQWRRRAWAAPLWLPHGARAESPRWRCRRVPPPFS encoded by the exons ATGGGCGCCATCTTTGCCGGCCACCTTGTGGTGCACCTGACCGCCGTCTCCATCGATCCAGCAGATGCCAACGTACGAGACAAGAGCTATGCGGGGCCCCTGCCCATCTTCAACCGAAGCCAGCACGCACATGTCATTGAAGACCTGCACTGCAACTTGTGCGACgtggatgt GAGCGCTCGCTCCAAGCACTGCAGCGCCTGCAACAAGTGCGTGTGCGGTTTCGACCATCACTGCAAGTGGCTCAACAACTGTGTGGGCGAGCGGAACTACCG GCTCTTTCTACATAGTGTTGCATCCGCTTTACTGGGTGTCCTGCTCCTGGTGCTGGTGGCCACATATGTCTTTGTGGAGTTCTTTGTCAACCCCATGCGGCTGCGCACCAACCGACACTTTGAAG TCCTGAAGAATCACACGGATGTGTGGTTCGTGTTCCTGCCCGCTGCCCCCGTGGAGACCCAGGCCCCTGCCATCCTGGCCCTGGCTGCCCTGCTCATCCTTCTGGGCCTGCTGTCCACAGCCCTCTTGGGGCACCTGCTCTGCTTCCACATTTATCTCA TGTGGCACAAGCTCACCACCTATGAGTACATCGTGCAGCACCGCCCACCACAGGAGGCCAAGGGGGTTCACAGGGAGCTCGAGTCATGTCCTCCCAAGATGCGGCCCATTCAG GAGATGGAGTTCTACATGCGGACCTTCAGCCATGTGCGCCCAGAGCCCcctggccaggccaggccagcagCAGTGAATGCCAA TCCCTCCCAGTTTCTTGCCACCAGTGGCCAAGCGGAACCTCCACCACCCTCTTCCCCAGACACTGTTGCCCTGCCTCCCCGGATCCGACCCCAG TCTCCCCCGTGTCTCtgcagaaaaagaggaagaggcgCGTGTATAAAGTGCGGACGTCTGAGACCTCGGATCGGGCGTCGG GGCCCAGGGCCCCCGGCCGCCGCTCCAGCTCGTCGACGGATTCCGCGGACGCCAGCCCTGTGCACGCTGCTGGCCCTGCTGGCGCCTACCACTCGGCGTCAGCAGAGTCCGTGGACGAGATACCAGTGGCGCAGACGCGCCTGGGCAGCGCCGCTCTGGCTGCCCCACGGGGCCAGGGCCGAGAGCCCACGCTGGCGCTGCAGGCGCGTGCCCCCGCCGTTTTCGTGA